A genomic stretch from Bosea sp. F3-2 includes:
- a CDS encoding ABC transporter substrate-binding protein → MTTMKYRVNRRAALGLVGGSAASLLIPVPGARVNAQTLDKVSYQTNWRAQTEHGGFYLAATNGIYKKYGIEVDIRPGGPQQNPTQLLLGGRVDMIMGNSLEALSFAQENLPFLCIASIFQKDPQVLISHPGQGNDTLADLKDKPILIGAQARVGFWPFLKLKFGYRDEQIRPYTFNMAPFLADKKISQQGFLSSEPFVIRKAGVEPVVHLLADAGFENYNTTITVSRKMTEEKKDLVQRFVDATLEGWAEYMKGGPNIAAANARILKDNPDMDQEKIDYALKVMNERGIVLSGDALTLGIGAMTDARWASFAKTMTDAGVIPAGVDFKKAYSLAFVNKGIGKA, encoded by the coding sequence ATGACGACGATGAAATATCGCGTGAACCGGCGCGCCGCGCTCGGGCTGGTCGGCGGCTCCGCCGCGTCCCTGCTCATCCCCGTGCCGGGTGCGCGCGTCAATGCGCAGACACTCGACAAGGTCAGCTACCAGACCAATTGGCGCGCCCAGACCGAACATGGTGGCTTCTACCTGGCCGCGACCAACGGCATCTACAAGAAATACGGCATCGAGGTCGATATCCGCCCCGGCGGACCGCAACAGAACCCGACCCAGCTCCTGCTCGGCGGCCGCGTCGACATGATCATGGGCAACTCGCTGGAGGCGCTCAGCTTCGCGCAGGAGAACCTGCCTTTCCTCTGCATCGCCTCGATCTTCCAGAAGGACCCGCAGGTCCTGATCTCGCATCCCGGCCAGGGCAACGACACGCTCGCCGACCTCAAGGACAAGCCGATCCTCATCGGCGCGCAGGCGCGCGTCGGCTTCTGGCCGTTCCTGAAGCTCAAATTCGGCTATCGCGACGAGCAGATCCGGCCCTACACCTTCAACATGGCGCCGTTCCTGGCCGACAAGAAGATCTCGCAGCAGGGCTTCCTGTCTTCCGAGCCCTTCGTCATCCGCAAGGCGGGCGTCGAGCCGGTCGTCCATCTCCTCGCCGACGCCGGCTTCGAGAACTACAACACCACCATCACCGTCTCCCGGAAGATGACCGAGGAGAAGAAGGATCTGGTGCAGCGCTTCGTCGACGCGACGCTCGAAGGCTGGGCGGAGTACATGAAGGGCGGCCCCAATATCGCAGCCGCCAACGCCCGGATCCTGAAGGATAATCCCGACATGGATCAGGAGAAGATCGATTACGCGCTCAAGGTGATGAACGAGCGCGGCATCGTGCTGTCCGGCGACGCGCTGACGCTCGGCATCGGCGCGATGACCGATGCGCGCTGGGCGAGCTTCGCCAAGACGATGACCGACGCCGGGGTGATCCCTGCCGGTGTCGACTTCAAGAAGGCCTACAGCCTCGCCTTCGTGAACAAGGGCATCGGCAAGGCCTGA
- a CDS encoding creatininase family protein → MTARFWGDLKSSDFAALSPERTVAVLPLAAIEQHGPHLPVSVDTTVMNAMLAEAMPLVPADLDVLVLPTQAVCKSNEHLHSPGTLTIGWESAIRAWIEIGESVKRAGFRKLVLITSHGGNVDPMKIVARELRVGHGMLAVTTAWMSFGLPDGLYDELDIRHGIHGGDVETSLMLHFRPDLVDMSKAAPFKPHTVTMAEEGYTHLRPTGPHAFAWMAQDVNRSGAVGDASLATAEKGKATAALQAKGFVQLMADVARLPLDTLFQAG, encoded by the coding sequence ATGACTGCACGTTTCTGGGGTGACCTGAAGAGTTCCGATTTCGCTGCGCTCTCGCCCGAGCGCACCGTGGCGGTGCTGCCGCTGGCCGCGATCGAGCAGCACGGCCCTCACCTGCCGGTCTCGGTCGACACCACCGTGATGAACGCCATGCTGGCCGAAGCGATGCCGCTGGTGCCGGCCGACCTCGACGTGCTCGTCCTGCCGACTCAAGCCGTCTGCAAGTCGAACGAGCATCTGCACTCGCCGGGCACGTTGACGATCGGCTGGGAGAGCGCGATCCGCGCCTGGATCGAGATCGGCGAGAGCGTGAAACGTGCCGGCTTCCGAAAGCTCGTGCTGATCACCTCCCATGGCGGCAATGTCGATCCGATGAAGATCGTCGCGCGGGAGCTGCGCGTCGGCCACGGCATGCTCGCCGTCACCACGGCCTGGATGTCCTTCGGCCTGCCGGACGGGCTCTATGACGAGCTCGACATCCGCCACGGCATCCATGGCGGCGATGTCGAGACCTCGCTGATGCTGCATTTCCGGCCGGACCTCGTCGATATGAGCAAGGCAGCGCCCTTCAAGCCGCATACGGTGACGATGGCCGAGGAGGGCTACACACATCTGCGGCCAACCGGCCCGCATGCCTTCGCCTGGATGGCGCAGGACGTGAACCGCTCCGGCGCAGTCGGCGACGCCAGCCTCGCGACCGCAGAGAAAGGCAAGGCGACGGCCGCCCTGCAGGCAAAGGGCTTCGTCCAGTTGATGGCGGATGTCGCGCGCCTGCCGCTCGATACGCTCTTCCAGGCGGGCTGA
- the soxR gene encoding redox-sensitive transcriptional activator SoxR: protein MSQQMSLPGELSVGDVARRSGLAVSALHFYEAEGLIRSHRTPGNQRRYPREVLRRVAIIKVAQRAGMPLKTIREAFKALPQERTPTVADWTRLSSAWKAELEHRIDRLTRLRDHLNGCIGCGCLSVRDCPLHNPLDRLGEEGPGPRLLDPD from the coding sequence ATGTCCCAGCAGATGTCCTTGCCGGGCGAACTCAGCGTCGGCGACGTCGCGCGCCGTAGTGGGCTCGCCGTGTCAGCACTGCATTTCTACGAAGCGGAGGGGCTGATCCGCAGCCATCGCACGCCCGGCAACCAGCGCCGCTATCCGCGCGAGGTGCTGCGCCGGGTCGCGATCATCAAGGTGGCGCAGCGCGCCGGCATGCCGCTGAAGACCATCCGCGAGGCCTTCAAGGCCCTGCCACAGGAACGCACGCCGACCGTCGCGGACTGGACGCGGCTGTCATCCGCCTGGAAGGCCGAGTTGGAGCACCGCATCGACCGGCTGACGCGGTTGCGCGACCATCTCAACGGCTGCATCGGCTGCGGCTGTCTCTCGGTGCGCGACTGTCCGCTGCACAATCCGCTCGACCGGCTGGGCGAGGAGGGGCCGGGTCCGCGTCTCCTCGATCCCGATTGA
- a CDS encoding NAD(P)H-dependent oxidoreductase, with product MHQKVDTRIRLALIYGSSREGRFCDKVAGWAISQIQGDGPFDLAIIDPGEIDLPPRHVSGKHPALEELRQIIGWADGFVVVTPEYNRGYPAILKFLIDAVGPEWRGKPVGFVSYGGISGGLRAVEQLRLVFGELHAAPIRDGVAFADVWSRFDAEGQLLNADRAEQAMAAMLGQLHWWASALRKARETVPYGQFAPA from the coding sequence ATGCACCAGAAGGTCGATACCCGGATCAGGCTGGCCCTGATCTACGGCAGCAGCCGCGAGGGTCGCTTCTGCGACAAGGTTGCCGGCTGGGCGATTTCGCAGATCCAGGGCGACGGCCCGTTCGATCTCGCCATCATCGACCCCGGCGAGATCGACCTTCCCCCGCGCCATGTCAGCGGCAAGCACCCTGCCCTCGAGGAGCTCAGGCAGATCATCGGCTGGGCCGACGGCTTCGTCGTGGTGACGCCCGAATACAACCGTGGCTATCCGGCGATCCTGAAGTTCCTGATCGACGCGGTCGGGCCGGAATGGCGCGGCAAGCCGGTCGGCTTCGTCTCCTATGGCGGCATTTCGGGCGGCCTGCGCGCCGTCGAGCAGCTGCGCCTCGTCTTCGGCGAACTGCACGCCGCGCCGATCCGCGACGGCGTCGCCTTCGCCGATGTCTGGAGCCGCTTCGACGCCGAGGGGCAGTTGCTCAACGCCGACCGCGCCGAACAGGCGATGGCGGCCATGCTGGGGCAGCTGCATTGGTGGGCGAGCGCGCTGCGCAAGGCGCGAGAGACCGTGCCCTACGGCCAGTTCGCACCGGCCTGA
- a CDS encoding MBL fold metallo-hydrolase, with protein MKLKLLRNATLKLDYGGRTFLIDPDFGPRHSRRSFTGRSQNPMVDLPEPIEDIVAGVDTVIVSHLHADHFDEVAKERVPKNLPVICRPGDEAAIAKAGFSSITAIECFVRLGSIVLKRHPAQHGTGAVVETMGPVMGLSFEAPGEPTLYWCGDSVLYPPLRDAVTATGPDIIVTHSCGAMWDNTLIVMDDEQTLDVADAFPRATVIATHMEALDHATVSRAALRKAAKERGVDMQRLRIPADGETIELGVPALV; from the coding sequence ATGAAGCTCAAACTTCTCCGCAACGCGACGCTGAAACTCGACTATGGCGGCAGGACCTTCCTGATCGACCCCGATTTCGGCCCGCGCCATAGCCGCCGCTCCTTCACCGGGCGCTCGCAGAATCCGATGGTCGACCTCCCCGAGCCGATCGAGGATATCGTTGCGGGCGTCGACACGGTCATCGTCTCGCATCTCCACGCCGATCATTTCGATGAGGTCGCCAAGGAGCGCGTTCCGAAGAACCTGCCGGTCATCTGCCGGCCCGGCGACGAGGCTGCGATCGCCAAGGCGGGCTTCTCCTCGATCACCGCGATCGAGTGCTTCGTCAGGCTGGGATCGATCGTGCTGAAGCGGCACCCGGCCCAGCACGGTACGGGTGCCGTCGTCGAGACGATGGGGCCGGTGATGGGGCTGAGCTTCGAGGCGCCGGGCGAGCCCACGCTCTACTGGTGCGGCGACAGCGTGCTCTATCCGCCGCTGCGCGACGCCGTGACGGCGACCGGACCGGACATCATCGTCACCCATTCCTGCGGCGCGATGTGGGACAATACGCTGATCGTGATGGACGACGAGCAGACGCTCGATGTCGCTGATGCCTTCCCGCGCGCGACCGTGATCGCAACACATATGGAGGCGCTGGACCATGCCACGGTGAGCCGAGCAGCCTTGCGGAAGGCGGCCAAGGAACGCGGCGTCGACATGCAACGCCTGCGCATTCCCGCCGATGGCGAGACGATCGAGCTCGGCGTGCCGGCGCTGGTGTGA
- a CDS encoding malonyl-CoA synthase produces MGNHLFDLIRSRMPAPDAPFAALDDGRRFSYGDMLAVSARFANALVGLGVKPGDRVAVQVEKSFEALMLYLGTVRAGAIFLPLNTAYTPAEIEYFLGDAEPAVFVCDPAKAEALRPYAEKAGAKLETLGVGVGSLLDKAKAASTSFADVERGADDLAAILYTSGTTGRSKGAMLSHDNLASNALALVDYWRFTKNDVLLHALPIFHTHGLFVATNVILLAGASMILLPKFDPEQVFKYLPQATSMMGVPTFYVRLLQDARLTKEATKHMRLFVSGSAPLLAETHREWSARTGHAILERYGMTETNMNTSNPYEGDRVAGTVGFPLPGVSARVTDPETGKALAADEIGMIEVKGPNVFKGYWRNPEKTKAEFRPDGFFITGDLGKIDTAGYVHIVGRGKDLIITGGYNVYPKEVETEIDEMPGVIESAVIGVPHPDFGEGVTAVVVAKPGADITAQAIARALEQRLAKFKQPKQVFVVAELPRNTMGKVQKNLLREQYKDIYAKQLKAGE; encoded by the coding sequence ATGGGCAATCACCTGTTCGACCTGATCCGTTCGCGCATGCCGGCGCCGGATGCGCCCTTCGCCGCGCTCGATGACGGCCGGCGCTTCTCCTATGGCGACATGCTCGCTGTCTCCGCCCGCTTCGCCAACGCCCTGGTTGGCCTCGGCGTGAAGCCGGGCGACCGCGTCGCGGTGCAGGTCGAGAAAAGCTTCGAGGCGCTGATGCTCTATCTCGGCACGGTGCGGGCCGGCGCGATCTTCCTGCCGCTCAACACCGCCTATACCCCGGCCGAGATCGAGTATTTCCTCGGCGACGCCGAGCCGGCGGTCTTCGTCTGCGATCCGGCCAAGGCCGAGGCGCTGCGCCCCTATGCCGAGAAGGCCGGCGCGAAGCTGGAGACGCTGGGCGTCGGTGTCGGCAGCCTGCTCGACAAGGCCAAGGCCGCTTCGACGAGCTTCGCCGATGTCGAGCGCGGCGCGGACGATCTTGCCGCCATCCTCTACACCTCGGGCACGACCGGCCGCTCCAAGGGCGCGATGCTCAGCCACGACAACCTCGCCTCGAACGCGCTGGCGCTGGTCGATTACTGGCGCTTCACCAAGAACGACGTGCTGCTGCACGCCCTGCCGATCTTCCACACCCATGGCCTCTTCGTCGCGACGAACGTGATTCTCCTGGCCGGCGCCTCGATGATCCTCCTGCCGAAATTCGATCCTGAGCAGGTCTTCAAATACCTGCCGCAGGCGACGAGCATGATGGGCGTGCCGACCTTCTATGTCCGGCTCTTGCAGGATGCCCGCCTGACTAAGGAGGCGACGAAGCATATGCGCCTCTTCGTCTCCGGCTCGGCGCCGCTGCTGGCCGAGACGCATCGGGAGTGGAGCGCCCGCACCGGCCACGCCATCCTCGAGCGTTACGGCATGACAGAGACCAACATGAACACCTCGAACCCCTATGAGGGGGATCGTGTGGCCGGCACGGTCGGCTTCCCGCTGCCGGGCGTTTCGGCGCGCGTTACCGATCCCGAGACGGGCAAGGCGCTCGCCGCCGACGAGATCGGCATGATCGAGGTCAAGGGTCCGAACGTCTTCAAGGGCTACTGGCGCAATCCCGAGAAGACCAAGGCCGAGTTCCGGCCGGACGGCTTCTTCATCACTGGCGATCTCGGCAAGATCGACACCGCCGGTTACGTCCATATCGTCGGGCGCGGCAAGGACCTGATCATCACCGGCGGCTACAACGTCTATCCCAAGGAAGTCGAGACCGAGATCGACGAGATGCCGGGCGTGATCGAGAGCGCCGTCATCGGCGTGCCGCATCCCGATTTCGGCGAGGGTGTCACCGCGGTCGTCGTCGCCAAGCCCGGCGCCGACATCACTGCGCAGGCCATCGCCAGGGCGCTGGAGCAGCGGCTCGCCAAGTTCAAGCAGCCCAAGCAGGTCTTCGTCGTCGCCGAGCTGCCGCGCAACACCATGGGCAAGGTTCAGAAGAACCTGCTGCGCGAGCAGTACAAGGACATCTACGCCAAGCAGCTCAAGGCCGGCGAGTAA
- a CDS encoding malonyl-CoA decarboxylase codes for MDMAFLGELLTSVADRGRALIGFERFLGNRARPIDRLCEDLLSGRGEASGMALAQAVLEAWQRLDKPGRLAFFNLLQERFGPDHGRLDKAIEAYRSKPDAAAVSALHLAAEPRRQELLRRLNLAPEGTPVLVRMREALFEAMETQPDLKAIDDDFRHLFGSWFNRGFLVLRRIDWRTPANVLEKIIRYEAVHEIQGWDDLRRRLEPADRRCFAFFHPQLVDEPLIFVEVALTSEIPHSIREVLQPEREMLPAQEATTAVFYSISNCQEGLRGISFGNFLIKQVAEDLRRELPGLDTFVTLSPVPGFTRWLAGVAAEPGDVALTNEERSELARPAGETISLDDATKARRDKLLGQMTAEYLLRARTASGRVIDPVARFHLGNGARLERINVGGNLSARGLRESHGVMVNYRYDLNDIETNHEAFATRNTVVASSSVRKLLRPAAN; via the coding sequence ATGGATATGGCGTTTCTCGGCGAACTTCTGACGAGCGTGGCCGACCGTGGCCGCGCACTGATCGGTTTCGAGCGCTTCCTCGGCAATCGCGCCCGTCCGATCGACCGCCTCTGCGAAGATCTGTTGTCCGGCCGGGGCGAAGCGTCCGGGATGGCGCTGGCGCAGGCGGTGCTCGAAGCCTGGCAGCGGCTCGACAAGCCCGGCCGGCTCGCCTTCTTCAACCTGTTGCAGGAGCGCTTCGGACCGGACCATGGCCGGCTCGACAAAGCGATCGAGGCCTATCGCAGCAAGCCCGATGCGGCGGCGGTATCGGCGCTCCACCTTGCAGCCGAGCCGCGCCGGCAGGAATTGCTGCGCCGCCTCAACCTCGCGCCGGAAGGCACGCCTGTGCTGGTGCGCATGCGCGAAGCACTGTTTGAGGCGATGGAGACGCAGCCCGACCTCAAGGCGATCGATGATGACTTCCGCCATCTCTTCGGCTCCTGGTTCAACCGCGGCTTCCTCGTCCTGCGCCGCATCGACTGGCGCACGCCGGCGAATGTGCTGGAGAAGATCATCCGCTACGAGGCGGTCCACGAAATCCAGGGCTGGGACGATCTCCGGCGCCGGCTCGAGCCGGCCGACCGGCGCTGCTTCGCCTTCTTCCATCCCCAGCTCGTCGACGAGCCGCTGATCTTCGTCGAGGTCGCGCTGACCAGCGAGATTCCGCACAGCATCAGGGAGGTGCTTCAGCCCGAGCGCGAGATGCTGCCGGCGCAGGAGGCGACGACCGCGGTGTTCTACTCGATCTCGAACTGCCAGGAGGGCCTTCGCGGCATCTCCTTCGGCAATTTCCTGATCAAGCAGGTCGCCGAGGATCTGCGGCGCGAGCTGCCGGGGCTTGACACCTTCGTCACGCTCTCGCCGGTGCCTGGCTTCACCCGCTGGCTCGCCGGCGTCGCGGCGGAGCCGGGCGACGTCGCTCTCACCAACGAGGAGCGCTCCGAGCTTGCCCGCCCGGCCGGCGAGACCATCTCGCTCGATGATGCGACGAAGGCGCGCCGCGACAAGCTGCTCGGCCAGATGACGGCGGAGTATCTGCTGCGGGCCCGCACGGCCTCCGGCCGGGTCATCGATCCGGTCGCGCGCTTCCACCTCGGCAACGGCGCGCGGCTGGAGCGCATCAATGTCGGCGGCAATCTCTCGGCGCGCGGGTTGCGCGAGTCGCACGGCGTGATGGTGAACTACCGCTACGACCTCAACGACATCGAGACCAATCACGAGGCCTTCGCTACCCGCAACACGGTCGTGGCCTCGTCCAGTGTGCGCAAGCTCCTGCGTCCTGCCGCGAACTGA
- the otnK gene encoding 3-oxo-tetronate kinase: protein MAEGEDRMLLGVIADDMTGATDVALMLNRAGMRTVQVIGVPPAGTLPEADAVVVALKSRTNPVAEAVADSLAACEALLKGGARQILFKYCSTFDSTAEGNIGPVANALAERLGAKLAIVCPAFPANGRSIYQGYLFVGAVPLHESSMKDHPLTPMRDSNLMRLMAAQAKTEVGLVDYVTVLAGPSAVKARLAKLQTDGVRYAVTDALTNEDLMTLGHAVSEHVLLTGGSGIAMGLPQNFRRAGLLPERPGPQELKAPAGRAGIISGSCSTATRGQIEAALEAGYPALKVDPLALADGSQDATGLAAWALAQPQDKPFLVYSSDDPAEVAAVQDKLGRDKAGGIVEHAFAELARRLSEGGVTRLLVAGGETSGATVLGLGIRTLEIGPEIDPGVPWTRVVDGPDMVVALKSGNFGTPDFFLKAWKLLR, encoded by the coding sequence ATGGCCGAGGGAGAGGACCGCATGCTGCTGGGCGTGATTGCCGATGACATGACCGGCGCGACCGATGTCGCGCTGATGCTGAACCGCGCCGGCATGCGCACCGTCCAGGTCATCGGCGTGCCGCCGGCCGGCACGCTGCCGGAGGCCGACGCCGTCGTCGTCGCGCTGAAGTCGCGGACGAATCCGGTGGCCGAGGCCGTGGCAGATTCGCTTGCCGCCTGTGAAGCGCTGCTGAAGGGCGGCGCGCGCCAGATCCTCTTCAAATACTGCTCGACCTTCGATTCCACCGCCGAAGGCAATATTGGCCCGGTGGCGAACGCGCTGGCCGAGCGGCTGGGCGCGAAACTCGCGATCGTCTGCCCGGCATTCCCGGCGAATGGCCGCTCGATCTATCAGGGCTATCTCTTCGTCGGCGCCGTGCCGCTGCATGAAAGCTCGATGAAGGACCATCCGCTGACGCCGATGCGGGATTCCAACCTGATGCGGCTGATGGCGGCGCAGGCGAAGACCGAGGTCGGCCTCGTCGACTACGTCACCGTGCTGGCCGGCCCCTCCGCCGTGAAGGCGCGCCTCGCCAAGCTGCAGACTGATGGCGTCCGCTATGCCGTCACCGACGCCCTGACCAACGAGGACCTGATGACGCTCGGCCATGCGGTGTCCGAGCATGTCCTGCTGACGGGCGGTTCCGGCATCGCGATGGGCCTGCCGCAGAACTTCCGCCGGGCCGGCCTGCTGCCGGAGCGTCCCGGGCCGCAGGAGTTGAAGGCGCCAGCTGGCCGCGCCGGCATCATCTCCGGCAGCTGCTCGACGGCGACGCGCGGCCAGATCGAGGCTGCGCTGGAAGCGGGCTATCCGGCGCTCAAGGTCGATCCGCTCGCCCTAGCCGACGGCAGCCAGGATGCGACCGGGCTCGCCGCCTGGGCGCTGGCGCAGCCGCAGGACAAGCCGTTTCTGGTCTATTCCAGCGACGATCCGGCCGAGGTTGCGGCCGTGCAGGACAAGCTCGGGCGCGACAAGGCTGGCGGCATCGTCGAGCATGCCTTCGCGGAGCTGGCGCGGCGTCTTTCGGAAGGCGGCGTGACGCGGCTTCTCGTCGCGGGCGGCGAGACCTCGGGCGCGACCGTGCTGGGTCTTGGCATCCGCACGCTGGAGATCGGCCCGGAAATCGACCCCGGCGTGCCCTGGACGCGCGTGGTCGACGGGCCGGACATGGTCGTGGCGCTGAAGTCGGGCAATTTCGGTACGCCGGATTTCTTCCTGAAAGCCTGGAAGCTGCTGCGCTGA
- a CDS encoding ABC transporter substrate-binding protein: MKLLKVAVSAAALALATLPALAQAPSTLRIGLQEDPDMLDPHKARTFVGRIVFMGLCDRLVDITPELKLVPRLATEWNFSADGLTLTMKLRSDAKFHDGESFNAEAAKANLERAMTLPDSLRKSELASVDKVEAPDAATLVLKLKRPDATLLSQLTDRAGMMLSPKSLAGDVTAKPVCSGPYKFVERVQNDRIVLEKFKEHWEADKYNFDRIIYRSIPDTTVRLANLRSGELDMLERLAPTDVKSAQGDKSLKVMSMANLGYQGITINTNNGEAAKQPMGQDKRVRQALSLAIDRKVLSQVVFEGLYEPMNQPFNPGNFYISADLPVPARDVAKAKALLKEAGQPKVTAELFVTNNPVDAQLGQVIQAMAQEAGIDIQIRSTEFASQLRDQQQGKFQMSRIGWSGRIDPDGNIHPFVTTGGGQNDGKYSNPEVDRLLNQARTVYEPAVRKKLYDAAQKILQDDLPIIYLYNQTVFFAMRANMQGFVINPDGMIRLAGLKRS; the protein is encoded by the coding sequence ATGAAGCTGTTGAAGGTTGCAGTCTCGGCCGCCGCGCTCGCACTCGCGACGCTGCCGGCGCTCGCCCAGGCCCCCTCCACCCTGCGCATCGGGCTGCAGGAAGACCCCGACATGCTCGACCCGCACAAGGCGCGCACCTTCGTCGGCCGCATCGTTTTCATGGGGCTGTGCGACAGGCTCGTCGACATCACGCCCGAGCTGAAGCTGGTGCCGCGGCTGGCGACGGAATGGAATTTCTCCGCCGACGGGCTGACGCTGACCATGAAGCTGCGCAGCGATGCCAAGTTTCACGATGGCGAGTCCTTCAATGCCGAAGCCGCAAAGGCCAATCTCGAACGCGCGATGACCCTGCCCGACTCGCTGCGCAAGTCGGAGCTGGCCTCGGTCGACAAGGTCGAGGCACCCGATGCCGCGACGCTGGTGCTGAAGCTGAAGCGGCCCGACGCCACGCTGCTCTCGCAGCTGACCGACCGCGCAGGCATGATGCTCTCGCCCAAGAGCCTCGCCGGCGATGTCACGGCGAAGCCGGTCTGCTCCGGCCCCTATAAATTCGTCGAGCGGGTCCAGAACGACCGCATCGTGCTGGAGAAGTTCAAGGAGCATTGGGAGGCGGACAAGTACAATTTCGACCGCATCATCTACCGCTCGATCCCCGACACGACCGTTCGCCTCGCCAATCTGCGCTCGGGCGAGCTCGACATGCTGGAGCGCCTCGCGCCGACCGACGTGAAGTCGGCTCAAGGCGACAAGTCGCTCAAGGTGATGAGCATGGCCAATCTCGGCTACCAGGGCATCACCATCAACACCAACAATGGCGAGGCCGCGAAGCAGCCGATGGGCCAGGACAAGCGCGTGCGCCAGGCGCTGTCGCTCGCCATCGACCGCAAGGTGCTGAGCCAGGTGGTGTTCGAAGGGCTCTATGAGCCGATGAACCAGCCGTTCAACCCGGGCAATTTCTACATCAGCGCCGATCTGCCGGTTCCGGCCCGGGATGTCGCCAAGGCCAAGGCGCTGCTCAAGGAGGCCGGGCAGCCCAAGGTCACGGCCGAGCTCTTCGTCACCAACAACCCCGTGGACGCCCAGCTTGGCCAGGTCATCCAGGCGATGGCGCAGGAAGCCGGCATCGACATCCAGATCCGCTCGACCGAGTTCGCCAGCCAGCTGCGCGACCAGCAGCAGGGCAAGTTCCAGATGAGCCGGATCGGCTGGTCCGGCCGCATCGATCCGGACGGCAACATTCACCCCTTCGTCACCACGGGCGGCGGCCAGAACGACGGCAAATACTCCAACCCCGAGGTCGACCGCCTGCTGAACCAGGCCCGCACCGTCTACGAGCCGGCTGTGCGCAAGAAGCTCTACGATGCGGCGCAGAAGATCCTGCAGGACGATCTGCCGATCATCTATCTCTACAACCAGACGGTATTCTTCGCGATGCGCGCGAATATGCAGGGCTTTGTGATCAATCCTGACGGGATGATCCGGCTGGCTGGACTGAAGCGCTCGTGA
- a CDS encoding ABC transporter permease: protein MFTLIFRRILIAIPTLFLVSAFVFALQRALPGDPFLVIAGEERDPAVIARLREIYHMDDPVIVQFFAWLGQVVQGDFGRSLRTGEPVLNLILQKLPVTIQLATAAILVAISIGIPIGILAARRKGTIVDYSASAVALSGLSIPNFWFGIMLILLVSVHLKWLPASGYESIFVDPWEAIQRLIMPAFVLGNGLAAFLMRHTRSAMLEVLRSDYVRTARAKGLDEDTVVHRHALRNALVPIITLTTLLFGELLAGAVLTEQIFTIPGFGKLIVDAVFNRDYGVVQGVVLCTAIGFILMNLLADILYILVNPRLRTG from the coding sequence ATGTTCACCCTAATCTTCCGCCGCATCCTGATCGCGATACCGACGCTGTTTCTGGTATCGGCCTTCGTCTTCGCCCTGCAGCGCGCGCTGCCGGGCGACCCCTTCCTCGTCATCGCCGGCGAGGAGCGCGACCCCGCGGTGATCGCGCGGTTGCGCGAGATCTATCACATGGACGATCCCGTGATCGTCCAGTTCTTCGCCTGGCTGGGACAGGTGGTTCAAGGCGATTTCGGCCGCTCGCTGCGCACTGGCGAGCCGGTGCTGAACCTGATCCTGCAGAAGCTGCCGGTGACGATCCAGCTCGCCACCGCCGCTATCCTCGTCGCGATCTCGATCGGCATCCCGATCGGCATCCTGGCGGCGCGGCGCAAGGGCACGATCGTCGACTACTCCGCCAGCGCGGTCGCGCTTTCCGGGTTGTCGATCCCGAATTTCTGGTTCGGGATCATGCTGATCCTGCTTGTCTCGGTGCACCTGAAATGGCTGCCGGCCTCGGGCTATGAATCGATCTTCGTCGATCCCTGGGAGGCGATCCAGCGGCTGATCATGCCGGCCTTCGTGCTCGGCAATGGGCTTGCCGCCTTCCTGATGCGTCATACCCGCTCGGCGATGCTGGAGGTGCTGCGCTCGGACTATGTCCGCACGGCGCGCGCCAAGGGGCTCGACGAGGATACCGTCGTCCACCGCCATGCGCTGCGCAACGCGCTTGTGCCGATCATCACGCTGACGACTCTGCTCTTCGGCGAGTTGCTCGCGGGCGCGGTGCTGACCGAGCAGATCTTCACCATTCCCGGCTTCGGCAAGCTGATCGTCGATGCCGTGTTCAATCGCGACTACGGCGTGGTGCAGGGCGTGGTGCTGTGCACGGCAATCGGCTTCATCCTGATGAACCTGCTGGCCGACATCCTCTACATCCTCGTCAATCCGCGCCTGAGGACCGGCTGA